In the Sus scrofa isolate TJ Tabasco breed Duroc chromosome 7, Sscrofa11.1, whole genome shotgun sequence genome, one interval contains:
- the VRK1 gene encoding serine/threonine-protein kinase VRK1 isoform X3: MPRVKAAQAGRQGPAKRRLAEHFAAGEIITDMTKKEWKLGSPIGQGGFGCIYLADMNSSKSVGSDAPCVVKVEPSDNGPLFTELKFYQRAAKPEQIQKWIRAHKLKYLGVPKYWGSGLHDKNGKSYRFMIMDRFGSDLQKIYEANAKRFSRKTVLQLSLRILDILEYIHEHEYVHGDIKASNLLLSYKNPDQVYLVDYGLAYRYCPEGIHKEYKEDPKRCHDGTIEFTSIDAHNGVAPSRRGDLEILGYCMVQWLSGHLPWEDNLKDPNYVRDSKIRYRENIAGLMDKCFPEKNKPDEIAKYMETVKLLDYAEKPLYQKLREILLQGLKAIGSKDDGKLDLGAVENGDVKGKTVAKRKKEIEESAGSSVEDMDCSETQAEEAPQTRSKTRKRIQK, from the exons ATGCCTCGTGTAAAAGCAGCTCAAGCTGGAAGACAGGGCCCTGCGAAGAGACGTCTTGCAGAACATTTTGCAGCTGGGGAGATAATCACTGACATGacaaaaaaggaatggaaactAGGATCGCCCATTGGCCAAGGTGGCTTTGGTTGTATATATCTCG CTGATATGAATTCTTCAAAATCAGTGGGCAGCGATGCACCCTGTGTTGTGAAAGtg GAACCCAGTGACAACGGACCTCTTTTTACTGAATTGAAGTTCTACCAGCGAGCTGCCAAACCAGAGCAAA TTCAGAAATGGATTCGTGCCCATAAACTGAAGTACCTGGGTGTTCCTAAGTACTGGGGGTCTGGTCTACAtgataaaaatgggaaaag TTACAGATTTATGATAATGGATCGCTTTGGGAGTGACCTtcagaaaatatatgaagcaaatgcCAAAAGGTTTTCCCGGAAAACGGTCTTGCAGCTAAGCTTAAGAATT CTGGATATCCTGGAATATATTCACGAGCACGAGTATGTACACGGCGATATCAAGGCCTCAAATCTTCTGCTCAGCTATAAGAATCCTGACCAG GTGTACTTGGTAGACTATGGCCTTGCTTATCGCTACTGCCCAGAAGGAATTCATAAAGAATACAAAGAAGACCCCAAAAGATGTCACGATGGCACCATTGAGTTCACCAGCATCGACGCGCACAACGGTGTGG CCCCATCACGACGCGGTGATTTGGAAATCCTTGGTTATTGCATGGTCCAGTGGCTTAGTGGCCATCTTCCTTGGGAGGATAATTTGAAAGATCCTAACTATGTTAGAGATTCCAAAATTAG atacagagaaaatattgCAGGTTTGATGGACAAATGTTTTCCTGAGAAAAACAAGCCAG ATGAAATTGCTAAGTACATGGAAACAGTGAAATTACTGGATTATGCTGAGAAACCTCTTTATCAAAAGTTACGAGAGATTCTTTTGCAAGGACTGAAAGCCATAGGAAGTAAGGATGATGGCAAGCTGGACCTGGGCGCTGTGGAGAATGGAGATGTGAAAGGAAAAACAGTAGCAAAG